The stretch of DNA TCGCTCGACTTACCAACTTTGGTGGGGAAGCCTGCTGACTTCACGCCGTCGGTCAGCATCACTTGTACTCCTTGGCTCACGCCTTGCTGATATGCTGATTTAAGCAGTAAGCTACCTGTTTCTTCGTAAAGCACTGCGACTACAGCATCAGGATTGCCACTGAAAGCGGCAGCCGCCTCAGTCTCAAAAGTCGTTGCCTTCGGGTCATAGCGCGTTGGGTTCGCTTCATTGACAACAGTGCCACCGAGTTGCTTAAACGCTTGCACAAATGCGCGTTCAAAACCGACACCGTAGTCGTTATTAATCACAACCGTTGAAACTCGCTTGAAGCCGCGTTGATTTGCGAGTTGAGCTAAGGCGAGTGCTTGATAAGTATCTGGAGGCGCAGTACGTGCCCAATAGCCTTGGAATTCACCTTTGCTGGCGCGTTCGGTAAATACTGGACTGGTGCTACCAGGAGAAATCAGCATCACTTTGTTACGCACGGCAATTGGGACAGCCGCACTCGAAACGCTACTTGCAAATGAACCAACGACACCTGCAACGCGATCGACTTCAGCTAACTTGGTCATCGCGGCTGCGCCAGCGCGCGGATCAGTTTGATCGTCTTGCGCAATTAGTGTCACGGGCTTGCCGTTCACTCCGCCACAAGCATTCACTGTTTCGACGACTAAAGGAACAGAATCTATCATCTGTTGTCCAATCGCAGCTAAATCGCCAGTTGATGGTAATAACGAACCAATTTTGAGTCCGTCGTTACTACTCGTTGCACTTGTGGTTGTCGCAGCGGGAGAAGCGTTATTTGCTCCTGTATTGCTGGCAGGAGGAGTATTTTCACAAGCCGCTAACAAAAGCGCAGTACCTAAGGTCGTTAGTGTAAAAGCTACGGTACTACGCTTTACTTGCCGTTGAGGGAGATCGTCGGAAGTCCTCACCGCATCAAGTCTTTTCATATGCTCGCTCCTGTGCTTATGCAGTCGTACTAATTTCTATACGATTGGGGAATGAGCTTGATTGTACGGCAACTCGTCAAATAATCAGAGTGAGAAATTGTTAAGTCTTCACTGAGAATTCAGAGTTTGATAACTTTGATAATAGAGCTAACGGAGAGGGAGGGATTCGAACCCTCGGTACAGCCTTACGTACTGTACAACGGATTAGCAATCCGCCGCTTTCGACCACTCAGCCACCTCTCCATGGTGACGAAACAATATACTATCATACCTAGAGGCGATAAGCAAAAGGTAAAAGCTAATTTTAAGCTAAACTTTTTTGACCCTTTGCGGCTCAATGCCTCTAGTTACAGCACCTGCGATCGCAACCACGCGATCGGTAATGTGCGTAATTTTCGTACCTGCGTGACATAAGCACGTTGGCGAAAAACATCGTAGTCGTTACGTTCAATAACATTCAATATTTGGCTGTAATGCATTAAAGCTGCCCACACAGGAAGACGCGCATCTGAAGACAGATAACTAATTCCGGTTTCCGCTTTAGCATAAATCTGTCGCGTCCGCTCGATTTGGAAGCGCATCAGTTCGCGCCAGCGATCGTTGACGATGCCTTGAAAGAGTTCTTCTTCAGAATAACCGAAACGCTCGAGGTCTTCTTGAGGTAGATAAATACGTCCTCGACGCGCATCTTCGCCGACATCACGCAAGATATTCGTCAGTTGTTTAGCAATTCCTAGCGCGATCGCTTCTGGAGTTGGGTCGTGCGGTGCTTGATTTTGTTGCCACGCAGCAGTGGTGTTCGCAGGTTCAACACCCATGATCGCGGTTGACATCAAACCTACAGTTCCCGCAACTCGGTAACAGTAAAGGTTTAATTGTTCAAACGTCTCATAGCGACTGCGATACAAATCCATTCGTTGTCCGGCAATCATGTCCCGAAACGGTTGAATATCCAAATCGGGAAATTGCTGGATTGTGTCTACTAAGGCAACATCCATGTCATCAACAGGATGACCCGCAAACACAGATTCTAACTGCTGTTCCCACAATTCCAACGTTTCTGGCGTTGTCATCGCAGCAGCCGGACCATCGACCAATTCATCAGTACGGCGACACCAGGCATAGATTGCCCAGATTGCGCGACGTTTTTCCTCACTCATCAGTAGTGTGGCGAGGTAAAAAGTCTTAGCATACTTTGCCATAATCTGACGGCAAAGTTGGTATGCATCCTCTACAGATGCGAGCTTTTTCATGCACAAAGAATCAGGCAGTTGCAGCATTCGTTGCAGGCTGGATGTTTTGCATTTGCAGGCTATAAGAATTTGCCGACTGATGGGCTGCATTAATTGCCTGCGCTGTCAGCTTACCAGAAAGTACGGCACCTTCCATGCTACCTAGATATGGTTGCATGGTGTCACTTCTATTGCGATAAAAATTATTGCGTATTTGCAGGCTAGAACGGTCATCTTGACGCCCTAACGTTACTGTGTAAATTGACTGTAAGATGTTCACGACCGAGTATTTCAATAACTTTGAAGCATTATCTTTGCCAAAGTGCATCAAACCCAAGCTTTTTGCTAACTCAATTTTTTCACCCCAAGTCAGCATAGCGCGATGGCGAACGATTGCCACGATCTCATGTAAGAGTGCGGCTAATTCGAAATTAACTGTTGTGAGATATTGCGTGCAGGAAAGCCCTGCTAAACCTGCCTTAGCGATCGCGACTCGCATCTGTTGTGTGTTTGACCTTCAGTGTTTTGACGTTTACTCGGTCTCATTATACTTTGCATTCCTTTACATTTGTAGTCACTCAGCGAAGACGAAGCAATTAGTCTACTGAACTTCTAGCATCGCACAATTCAATGAAATGAAAGCAGTGACTGGTATTGCCTCGTTTCTCCAAGCATTTTTTTGGCTTAATTTACATCAGAAAAATGAGAACAGCAGTTTACATCGCGAAAGTTTCAACGACGCGATCGCACTTCGCTCAAGCAGCTTCACGTTCCAACCAAGTCACCAGATCAGCAGCATCTGAAAAATCTAGCAAGACTTCACCTAAATTTTCTAACTGCTCAATCGATAAATTGCGAATTCTGGCTTCGACTTCTGGTGTCATCGTTCCATCCAACTGGAAAAAGGGGTCAAAGGTCAGGGTTAGAGGAAACCTGAATCTAAAAACGAGGAATGTTCCTAAATACACCTGATCGAAAAGACTGAAAAATTTGTTTTTACTAATGAACAAACAGAGATTAGATGATTTTCTGACCTCCGACCCCCGATCGCGGACCTCTTGTCTTATGTATCCCTCGCTAGCAAGATACAATTGATTCAGCAAAGGTTCTCAACAATAATTTATTAAAACGCGCGAGGAGAACATTCACGCATGGGTAAAGTAGTCGGCATAGACCTTGGTACAACCAACTCAGTGGTAGCTGTCATGGAGGGTGGCAAGCCGGTGGTAATTGCCAATGCCGAAGGAATGCGGACTACGCCCTCGGTGGTAAGCTTTAGCAAAGACGGTGAGCGAGTTGTTGGCGAGATGGCACGGCGACAAACCGTTCTCAACCCTCAAAATACCTTCTACGCAGTTAAACGATTTATTGGTCGCAAATACAGCGAACTCAGCCCAGAATCAAAACGAGTGCCCTATACGATTCGGCGAGACGAAGCAGGAAACGTCAAAATCAAATGTCCGCGCTTAGACAAAGAATTTGCACCAGAAGAAATCAGCGCGATGGTGCTACGCAAACTCGTAGAAGACGCTAGCCGCTATTTAGGCGAACCGATAACAGGCGCAGTCCTGACAGTACCCGCATACTTTAACGATTCGCAACGACAAGCGACACGCGATGCTGGGCGCATTGCAGGTTTAGAAGTGTTGCGGATACTCAATGAACCAACGGCGGCATCTTTAGCATACGGCTTAGATAAGCGAGAAAACCAAACGATTTTGGTGTTCGATTTAGGTGGTGGCACCTTTGACGTATCGATTTTAGAAGTTGGCGATGGAGTATTCGAGGTCAAAGCCACCAGTGGCGATACTCAGCTTGGCGGTAATGATTTCGATAAAAAAATTGTTGACTGGCTGGCGGATCAGTTTTTGGAAACCGAACAAGTCGATTTAAGACGCGATCGCCAAGCGCTGCAACGCCTCACTGAAGCTGCTGAAAAAGCCAAAATCGAACTTTCGGGCGTCACAGTCACTGACATCAATTTACCCTTTATCACGGCGACGGCAGATGGACCTAAACACCTCGAAACGCGCCTAACGCGATCGCAGTTCGAAGGTCTTTGCGCTGACTTAGTGGCACGATTGCGGACACCCGTAAAACGCGCGCTAGCAGATGCAAATCTCCGCCCGTCAGATATTGAAGAAGTCGTCCTTGTGGGCGGCGGTACGCGAATGCCAATGGTACAACAACTCGTCCGCGCGATGATCGGTCAAGAACCAAACCAAAATGTCAACCCTGACGAGGTTGTTGCAGTCGGTGCCGCGATTCAAGCTGGAATTCTCGGCGGCGAAGTTAAAGACATTCTGCTATTAGATGTTACGCCGCTGTCGTTAGGGCTAGAAACGAGTAACGGCGTGATGAAAAAGCTCATTCCCCGTAACACGACAATTCCTGTACGGCGATCGGATATATTTTCTACCGCAAGTAATAATCAAACGTTGGTGGAAATCCACGTAGTGCAGGGCGAACGCGAAATGGCAGCTGATAATAAATCATTGGGGAGGTTTAAGCTGACGGGAATTCCTCCCGCACCACGAGGCGTACCGCAAATTCAAGTCGCATTTGATATCGATGCGAATGGTATTTTATTAGTGACCGCGATGGATCGAACCACAGGTCGCGAACAAAGTATCACAATTCAAGGTGCTTCGACACTCAGCGAAGCAGAAGTGCAGCGAATGCTTCAAGAAGCCGAACAATACGCGCAATCTGACCGCAAACGCAAAGAGAAAGTCGAAAAGCGCACGCGGGCGGAAGCTCTGATTTTACAAGCAGAACGCCAACTCAAAGAAATTGGTTTGGACTTTGGGATGCAGTTTGCGCGCAGTCGCAGACAACGCATCGAAGCGATTAGCCGCGAATTACGCGAATATCTTGCGGAAGAAAATGACCGAGGAATTGACCAAGCTTACGCCGATCTTCAAGACGCGGTTTACGAACTCAATCGCGAAGTTCGACAATACTTTAGCGAGGACGAAGATGATGACTTGTTCGGGTCGATTCGTCGCATCTTCACTGGTGAAGACGATTGGGAACCACCAATCCGCGAGACGCGTTCTCCATACTATAACGACAGACCAAGACCAACTTATAATGACAGGTCAAGTAGACCGCGTCCGTCGTACCAAGATAACTGGGATGACGACGATGACAACTGGCTGTAACAATAGAGCAGTTGGCGTTAACTCGACCGCAATCGGTTGCGGCAACTAAACTAGTTTGAACAGACAACTTTGAAAGCTGATGGCTGAGGGCTGATAGCTAATCGCTAAACTATGCAAAACGTGCAAAACTTTCGGAACTATTACGAAATTTTAGGAGTACCTAAAGACGCAACTAATGAGGAGATAAAGAAGGTTTTCCGACGGTTAGCGCGACAATACCATCCTGACTTAAATCCAGGAAATAAAGAAGCCGAGGAAAAATTTAAAGATATCAACGAAGCTTACGAAATTCTTTCTGACCAAACGAAACGGGCACAATACGACGAATACAGCAGTCACTGGAAAAAAGGATTTTGGGGAAAGCAAACAGCGCGCGCGAAATCTTGGAGTGATAATCGCCGTGGTACAGGCGATGTCGATTACGATCAGTTTTCTGATTTTAATACCTTCATTGACCAAGTTCTCGGACGTCGTAAAGAAAGAAACGGCAAAAATACTCCGCCACCGCCGAGTAGTCCGCCACGCGATCCTTTTCGTCCTGGAACAACGCGAACTGCTTATACGATTTCTTCGCGTTCGAGTCGTCGCGATGTGGAAGCTAAGCTAACTCTACCTTTAGAAAAAGCCTATCAAGGTGGGTTAGAGCGAATTCGCTTGGAAGATGGGCGATCGCTCGAAATTGATATGCCTGCGGGAATGGTAACAGGTCAAACGATCCGCCTGCGCGAGCAAGGTCTTGGTGGTGGGGATCTCTATTTGAAGATCGCAGTTTCTCCGCATCCATTTTTTAAGCTTGAAGGATATGACGTGGCAATTCAAGTGCCCATAACTCCTAGTGAAGCCGCGTTGGGAATTCCTGTAGAAGTCCCGACTTTGGACGGTTGGGTGAAAATGAACATTCCTCCAGGGGTCAAATCGGGTCAAAGATTGCGTTTGGCAAATAAAGGCTATCCTGACGAACAAGGTAAACGCGGCGACCAATTAGTCGAAATTCAAATCGTCGTCCCTAAGAATTTGAGTCCTGAAGAACGAGAACTCTACGAAAAACTAAATCAAATTGAAACTTACAACCCCCGCGATGATTTACCGGTGTAACTAAAGATTGACCTGTAAAAGTCAAAGATAATCTTATATCGCGTACGCAGCTTGAGAGATTTCCAAAGCTCTCTTGATTAATCTGAGCATCGCGTTCTTTACTAAATTCTCTGTAGCCATTAGCTACTACAGCTAGAGTAACTTGCTGCTAACTTACCAATTAATGCAAAATTCTCCTAGTTAGCCCCTAAAGTATTAAGTGTAACAATTGTCAATAGTTAATTACCAAATTGATACATATTGCTATTACTCACGGCTAGCTTGTATCTCTGTTACGTAATTTTGTATTTGGTTTAAATTTAGAAAACTTATCGTTAACCAATAGTAGTTTTGTCATCTTTTTGTCATTCTTTTTGGCGATTGTTTTAGATAGATTTATTAAATAATTAAGAATAAGTTGCAAGATTGAAAGCGAGGGGCAATAATGAGACGTCGTAAGTTTATATATCTAGCAGGATTAGCAGGTGCAACGGGAAGCATTGCGATCGCCTGCGCTGATAACCAGACAACTACCACAACCACATCACCCGCTGCTACACCAGCTACACCTGCAGCCTTAGAAAACGAATTAGTAATCTACTCAGGGCGTAACGAACAATTAATTGGTCCGATGATCGACCGATTTAGACAAGAAACCAACGCTAATGTCCAAGTTCGTTATGGTGATACGGCAGAACTGGCGGCAACAATTTTAGAAGAAGGTAATAATAGTCCAGCCGATATTTTCTTTGGACAAGACGCAGGGGCACTAGGTGCACTACAACAAGAAGGAAGAACCACACAAATACCGGAAAACCTGTTAAATCAAGTAGATAGCCGCTATCGTTCGCCTGAAGGTCAATGGATTGGCATTACAGGTAGAGTACGAACCGTTGATTACAACACCAACTTGGTACAAGCGGCAGAACTACCACAATCAATCTTTGGCTTCACCGAGCCGACTTGGAGAGATAGAATCGGTTGGGCACCCACTAATGGCTCATTTCAGGCTTTCGTCACGGCTTTGCGCGTCTCTCAGGGAGAAGACCAAGCAAGGAAATGGTTAGAAGGTATTCGTGCTAATAATCCCAGAGTTTTCCCAAATAACACTTCTATTTTAGAAGGCTTGACTCGTGGAGAAGTCGGCGTAGGCTTTGTCAACCACTACTACTTAGAACGAATCAAGCGAGAAAATCCGCAAGTTCCTGTAGAACACCATTTTACAAACGACGTTGGTTCATTAGTTAACGTTGCCGGTGTCGCTATTCTCAATTCAGCAAGACATCCTAACATTGCGCAGCGGTTTGTAGAATACTTGTTAAGTGCTGATGCCCAAAATTATTTTGCAACCGAAACGAGAGAGTATCCTTTAGCTTCCGGAGTCACGCCAGCAGGCGATTTGATACCCCTTAGCCAGATTGAAAGTCAAACTCCTGAAATAAATCTGAGTGACTTGAGAGACTTAGAAGGAACATTGCAGCTGTTGCAGCAAACGCAAGTCTTGTAACCATCGGATCTGCATAGAGTTTTGGGTCACCTTGTCCGTTGACCTGACAAAGCTATGAAGTAGGGGAATCTCAATCAAGTTGGATTGCTGCCAAAATTTGTCCAGCTGTCACTGTTTGTCCTGGTTGACAAAAGACGTCGGTAATCGTACCGCTATCTTCGGCAAGTACCGCCACTTCCATTTTCATTGCTTCTAAAATGACGAGGCGATCGCCAGACGCAACGCGATCGCCAACTTTGACAAGCACTTGCCAGACATTTGCCGAAACGTGCGCTACTATCGCCTCCACACCGTCAGCAAGCACAATTTCAGGAGCAATTGATTCTT from Chroococcidiopsis sp. TS-821 encodes:
- a CDS encoding ABC transporter substrate-binding protein, whose protein sequence is MKRLDAVRTSDDLPQRQVKRSTVAFTLTTLGTALLLAACENTPPASNTGANNASPAATTTSATSSNDGLKIGSLLPSTGDLAAIGQQMIDSVPLVVETVNACGGVNGKPVTLIAQDDQTDPRAGAAAMTKLAEVDRVAGVVGSFASSVSSAAVPIAVRNKVMLISPGSTSPVFTERASKGEFQGYWARTAPPDTYQALALAQLANQRGFKRVSTVVINNDYGVGFERAFVQAFKQLGGTVVNEANPTRYDPKATTFETEAAAAFSGNPDAVVAVLYEETGSLLLKSAYQQGVSQGVQVMLTDGVKSAGFPTKVGKSSDGKYIVSGAIGTVPGADGKALQALTQLWQSKKGQPPGEYVPQAWDATALLVLAAQAAQSNTGEGIASKIREVANPPGTEVSDVCEGLRLLREGQDINYQGASGNVDIDQNGDVVGVYDVWTVNDDGKLAVIDKVNPK
- the crtB gene encoding 15-cis-phytoene synthase CrtB; the encoded protein is MLQLPDSLCMKKLASVEDAYQLCRQIMAKYAKTFYLATLLMSEEKRRAIWAIYAWCRRTDELVDGPAAAMTTPETLELWEQQLESVFAGHPVDDMDVALVDTIQQFPDLDIQPFRDMIAGQRMDLYRSRYETFEQLNLYCYRVAGTVGLMSTAIMGVEPANTTAAWQQNQAPHDPTPEAIALGIAKQLTNILRDVGEDARRGRIYLPQEDLERFGYSEEELFQGIVNDRWRELMRFQIERTRQIYAKAETGISYLSSDARLPVWAALMHYSQILNVIERNDYDVFRQRAYVTQVRKLRTLPIAWLRSQVL
- a CDS encoding DUF4351 domain-containing protein, whose translation is MTPEVEARIRNLSIEQLENLGEVLLDFSDAADLVTWLEREAA
- the dnaK gene encoding molecular chaperone DnaK encodes the protein MGKVVGIDLGTTNSVVAVMEGGKPVVIANAEGMRTTPSVVSFSKDGERVVGEMARRQTVLNPQNTFYAVKRFIGRKYSELSPESKRVPYTIRRDEAGNVKIKCPRLDKEFAPEEISAMVLRKLVEDASRYLGEPITGAVLTVPAYFNDSQRQATRDAGRIAGLEVLRILNEPTAASLAYGLDKRENQTILVFDLGGGTFDVSILEVGDGVFEVKATSGDTQLGGNDFDKKIVDWLADQFLETEQVDLRRDRQALQRLTEAAEKAKIELSGVTVTDINLPFITATADGPKHLETRLTRSQFEGLCADLVARLRTPVKRALADANLRPSDIEEVVLVGGGTRMPMVQQLVRAMIGQEPNQNVNPDEVVAVGAAIQAGILGGEVKDILLLDVTPLSLGLETSNGVMKKLIPRNTTIPVRRSDIFSTASNNQTLVEIHVVQGEREMAADNKSLGRFKLTGIPPAPRGVPQIQVAFDIDANGILLVTAMDRTTGREQSITIQGASTLSEAEVQRMLQEAEQYAQSDRKRKEKVEKRTRAEALILQAERQLKEIGLDFGMQFARSRRQRIEAISRELREYLAEENDRGIDQAYADLQDAVYELNREVRQYFSEDEDDDLFGSIRRIFTGEDDWEPPIRETRSPYYNDRPRPTYNDRSSRPRPSYQDNWDDDDDNWL
- a CDS encoding DnaJ C-terminal domain-containing protein, encoding MQNVQNFRNYYEILGVPKDATNEEIKKVFRRLARQYHPDLNPGNKEAEEKFKDINEAYEILSDQTKRAQYDEYSSHWKKGFWGKQTARAKSWSDNRRGTGDVDYDQFSDFNTFIDQVLGRRKERNGKNTPPPPSSPPRDPFRPGTTRTAYTISSRSSRRDVEAKLTLPLEKAYQGGLERIRLEDGRSLEIDMPAGMVTGQTIRLREQGLGGGDLYLKIAVSPHPFFKLEGYDVAIQVPITPSEAALGIPVEVPTLDGWVKMNIPPGVKSGQRLRLANKGYPDEQGKRGDQLVEIQIVVPKNLSPEERELYEKLNQIETYNPRDDLPV
- a CDS encoding iron ABC transporter substrate-binding protein — its product is MRRRKFIYLAGLAGATGSIAIACADNQTTTTTTSPAATPATPAALENELVIYSGRNEQLIGPMIDRFRQETNANVQVRYGDTAELAATILEEGNNSPADIFFGQDAGALGALQQEGRTTQIPENLLNQVDSRYRSPEGQWIGITGRVRTVDYNTNLVQAAELPQSIFGFTEPTWRDRIGWAPTNGSFQAFVTALRVSQGEDQARKWLEGIRANNPRVFPNNTSILEGLTRGEVGVGFVNHYYLERIKRENPQVPVEHHFTNDVGSLVNVAGVAILNSARHPNIAQRFVEYLLSADAQNYFATETREYPLASGVTPAGDLIPLSQIESQTPEINLSDLRDLEGTLQLLQQTQVL